One genomic window of Argonema galeatum A003/A1 includes the following:
- a CDS encoding NYN domain-containing protein — MAVLNRSNRGRIAIFIDGSNLFYAALELGIEIDYLKLLCYLTNGSPLLRCLFYTGVDPTNEKQQGFLHWMRRHGYRVISRDIIQLPDGSKKGNLDVEIAVDMVTLAEYYDTAILVSGDGDLAYAVNAVSYRGARVEVLGLRSMTSEILLNVADSYIDLDAIKEDVRKTPATGYYYRSFSGIQVEEQISDGNLPNSFD, encoded by the coding sequence ATGGCTGTTTTAAATCGCTCAAATCGCGGTCGTATTGCTATTTTTATAGATGGCTCGAATTTATTTTATGCAGCTTTAGAACTAGGCATTGAAATTGACTACCTCAAACTTCTTTGCTATTTAACTAATGGTTCTCCGCTGTTGCGCTGTTTATTTTACACCGGAGTAGATCCGACGAATGAAAAGCAGCAGGGTTTTTTGCACTGGATGCGTCGTCACGGCTACCGCGTGATTAGTAGAGATATAATCCAGCTTCCAGACGGCTCTAAAAAAGGTAATCTGGACGTGGAAATTGCTGTAGATATGGTAACTTTGGCCGAATACTACGATACTGCCATCTTAGTCAGCGGTGATGGAGATCTAGCCTATGCCGTTAATGCAGTTAGTTACCGAGGCGCGCGGGTTGAAGTCCTTGGTCTGCGGTCTATGACTAGCGAAATCTTGCTGAATGTTGCTGACAGTTACATTGATTTGGATGCCATTAAAGAAGATGTGCGAAAGACTCCGGCAACAGGCTATTATTACCGATCTTTCTCTGGCATTCAGGTAGAAGAACAAATAAGCGATGGTAATCTGCCAAATAGTTTTGACTGA
- a CDS encoding signal peptidase I, translating into MQAKIVFGNADIEGASRWGWFIGHFVTPTDDPRSTSDLEVKWGVHPAGEGRSQWGMNAQATTLSILIKGRFRVQFPDREVVLSREGDYVLWSPGVSHCWLAEEDSTILSVRWPSQPGDTVAMSTQSQVNEENL; encoded by the coding sequence ATGCAAGCTAAAATTGTCTTTGGAAACGCCGATATTGAAGGTGCGAGTCGCTGGGGTTGGTTCATCGGTCATTTTGTAACTCCGACCGACGATCCCCGTTCAACCTCAGATCTAGAAGTGAAATGGGGAGTTCACCCAGCCGGAGAGGGTAGATCTCAGTGGGGAATGAACGCCCAAGCAACCACACTTTCCATTCTTATTAAAGGACGATTCCGCGTTCAGTTTCCCGATCGAGAAGTTGTACTATCCCGCGAAGGAGATTATGTTCTCTGGTCTCCTGGTGTGTCTCATTGTTGGTTGGCTGAGGAAGATTCTACTATTTTGAGTGTCCGATGGCCATCCCAGCCAGGAGATACCGTAGCAATGTCAACGCAGTCTCAGGTAAATGAGGAAAACTTGTAG
- a CDS encoding glycosyltransferase family 1 protein: MSPHKAQIKNDISNVVSGEKREALAQQDEVQLYMQAESPSIPTSKLKIDSSNKHFKVVAPSLTEPPDLVCLSHLRWDFVYQRPQHLLSRCAKERRVFFIEEPIFSSDSSGRLDIGRRESGVWVVVPHLKEGLSQSEVNTALQMLLGELFAERQIGQYIFWYYTPMAMAFTRHLKPLAIVYDCMDELSAFNGAPPAMRESEAELLKRADIVFTGGQSLYEAKRDRHPNVYAFPSSIEKAHFAQARNFTADPADQADIPHPRLGFFGVIDERMDIELLGGIAAARPDWHLVIIGPVVKIDPAILPRPQNIHYLGGKSYKELPAYLAGWDVAMLPFARNSSTRFISPTKTPEYLAAGKPVVSTSIRDVVRPYGENGLVRIADTVADFVAAAETALNENPHQSGWLLSVDTFLAQNSWDRTWDRMTELMQSAVTK, from the coding sequence ATGTCCCCACACAAAGCTCAAATAAAGAACGATATTAGCAATGTTGTGTCAGGGGAGAAGCGTGAAGCGTTAGCGCAGCAGGACGAAGTCCAGCTATATATGCAAGCTGAATCGCCATCCATACCTACTTCCAAATTGAAGATTGACTCGTCCAACAAGCATTTTAAGGTTGTTGCACCTTCCCTGACCGAGCCGCCCGATCTAGTCTGCTTGTCACATTTGCGCTGGGATTTTGTGTACCAAAGACCGCAACATCTTCTGAGCCGCTGTGCAAAAGAACGGCGTGTATTCTTTATCGAAGAGCCAATTTTTAGCAGCGACTCTTCAGGGCGACTGGATATCGGCAGGCGCGAGAGTGGGGTTTGGGTTGTGGTGCCGCACTTGAAAGAAGGATTGAGTCAGTCAGAAGTAAATACAGCTCTACAAATGCTGCTGGGCGAGTTATTTGCAGAACGCCAGATCGGTCAGTACATATTTTGGTACTACACACCGATGGCTATGGCATTCACGCGCCACTTAAAGCCGTTAGCGATCGTGTACGATTGCATGGACGAGCTGTCCGCATTCAACGGAGCGCCGCCTGCGATGAGGGAATCCGAAGCTGAACTCCTCAAGCGTGCCGACATAGTGTTTACAGGTGGACAAAGCCTTTACGAAGCAAAACGCGATCGCCACCCGAACGTCTACGCATTTCCCAGTAGCATCGAAAAGGCGCACTTTGCACAGGCGAGAAACTTCACAGCAGATCCAGCAGACCAAGCAGATATTCCCCATCCCCGCCTGGGATTCTTTGGCGTGATAGACGAACGGATGGATATCGAACTGCTTGGAGGCATTGCCGCAGCGAGACCCGACTGGCATCTAGTTATCATCGGCCCAGTTGTCAAAATCGATCCAGCAATATTGCCGCGCCCCCAAAATATTCATTATCTTGGGGGCAAATCATATAAAGAGTTGCCTGCATATCTTGCCGGGTGGGATGTAGCGATGCTGCCGTTTGCACGCAACTCCTCAACAAGGTTTATTAGCCCTACCAAAACTCCCGAATACCTCGCCGCAGGTAAGCCAGTTGTGTCTACCTCAATCCGGGATGTTGTTCGCCCCTACGGAGAGAACGGTTTGGTGCGAATTGCAGATACAGTTGCAGACTTTGTTGCAGCAGCTGAGACGGCGCTCAATGAAAATCCTCATCAATCGGGATGGCTCTTAAGCGTTGATACCTTCCTAGCACAAAACTCTTGGGATCGCACTTGGGATCGCATGACGGAACTGATGCAGTCAGCGGTCACTAAGTAA
- a CDS encoding beta-galactosidase, whose amino-acid sequence MGKVKGKGVFSLNFSPSLLPHHLLPTTPDRLPITNYQLPMSIFESFFIGGFECSTHRLPSGKRLDVVAATGHDKFLAADYKRLQEQGILTVREGIRWHLIEPTPGKYDFSSVLPTIRTARDMGMQVIWDLFHYGWPDDIDIFSPAFIERFERMVLAFMEVLSSETDTVPFICPVNEISFVSWAGGDAAYINPFCKKRGDELKAQLVRSAIAAIEAVWHINPSARIVHIDPAINIIADPKKLKDRILAEDYRLSQYQGWDMLAGRQRHELGGKEKYLDIIGVNYYDRNQWIHNQDPMKLDDPLYTPFRYMLQEVYERYERPLFIAETGTEDNFRPTWFNYVCSEVVAAIQMGIPIDGLCLYPIVNHPGWDDDRHCHNGLWDYPNEVGDREIYQPLARELQYQRQQIEPMLSKS is encoded by the coding sequence ATGGGAAAAGTTAAGGGGAAAGGGGTATTTTCCCTTAACTTTTCCCCCTCCCTTCTTCCCCACCACCTACTGCCTACTACCCCTGACCGATTACCAATTACCAATTACCAATTACCGATGAGCATCTTTGAGAGTTTTTTTATCGGTGGCTTTGAATGTTCCACCCATCGCTTGCCATCCGGAAAACGTCTAGACGTAGTTGCAGCCACCGGACACGATAAGTTTCTTGCCGCCGACTACAAACGTTTACAAGAGCAAGGTATATTAACTGTTCGCGAAGGCATTCGCTGGCACCTGATCGAGCCGACACCTGGCAAGTACGACTTTTCCAGCGTGCTGCCCACGATCCGCACAGCGCGGGACATGGGTATGCAGGTAATCTGGGATCTCTTCCACTACGGATGGCCTGATGATATTGATATCTTCAGTCCAGCTTTTATCGAACGTTTTGAACGTATGGTGCTTGCCTTTATGGAAGTGCTAAGTAGCGAAACTGACACAGTACCTTTTATTTGCCCTGTCAACGAGATTTCATTCGTTTCTTGGGCGGGTGGCGATGCAGCTTATATCAATCCGTTTTGCAAAAAACGGGGGGATGAACTAAAAGCACAATTGGTGCGATCGGCGATCGCAGCCATAGAAGCAGTCTGGCATATTAATCCTAGTGCCAGAATTGTCCATATTGACCCGGCAATCAATATTATTGCCGATCCCAAAAAATTGAAAGATCGTATTCTTGCGGAGGACTACCGCTTATCCCAGTACCAAGGATGGGATATGCTGGCTGGGCGTCAACGACACGAACTGGGCGGTAAGGAAAAATATCTGGATATTATTGGGGTAAATTATTACGATCGCAACCAGTGGATTCACAATCAAGACCCCATGAAGCTGGACGACCCCCTGTATACCCCCTTCAGGTATATGTTACAGGAGGTTTACGAACGTTACGAACGCCCTCTGTTTATAGCTGAAACGGGGACTGAGGATAATTTTCGTCCTACATGGTTTAACTATGTATGCAGTGAGGTAGTCGCCGCCATTCAGATGGGTATTCCCATTGATGGCCTGTGCTTGTATCCAATTGTTAACCATCCGGGTTGGGATGACGATCGCCACTGCCACAACGGCCTTTGGGATTATCCTAACGAGGTAGGCGATCGCGAAATCTACCAACCTTTAGCACGAGAGTTGCAATACCAAAGACAGCAAATTGAGCCAATGCTGAGCAAGAGTTAG
- the galT gene encoding galactose-1-phosphate uridylyltransferase translates to MYSQILLKPDGRQLTLYSRYPIEQGIIAPSPSNEPIQANPHLRWHPLRGEWVAYASHRQGRTFMPPPEYNPLAPTKDPEFPTELPQGRYDAAVFDNRFPSMKVTAHNPPASVVETIPANGACEVVVFTQDPQASLGSLPLDHLELVLQVWADRTRILGEIPQIQYVLPFENKGVEMGVTLLHPHGQIYAYPFVPSVPAKMLEMQQRYYQEHRRGLLEDLIQKEIVDKQRIIYLDEDAVAFVPACARYPYEVWVAPIQPVATFVDLSEKQRLAVAKALKTVLLKYDGLWNRPFPYLMAWFQAPTDGNPHPEAHLHAEFYPPYRTKDRLKYLAGTELAAGMFANDALPEEKAKELQAVVVNIVSIPDRDLRLDPAAED, encoded by the coding sequence ATGTACAGCCAGATACTATTAAAACCCGATGGTCGCCAACTCACCTTATATAGCAGGTATCCTATCGAACAGGGAATTATAGCGCCCAGCCCCAGCAATGAGCCAATTCAAGCAAATCCACACCTGCGTTGGCATCCCTTACGGGGAGAATGGGTTGCATACGCCAGTCATCGTCAAGGGCGCACCTTCATGCCGCCGCCCGAATATAACCCCCTGGCACCTACCAAAGATCCTGAATTTCCCACCGAACTCCCCCAAGGACGATACGATGCGGCAGTTTTTGATAACCGCTTTCCCTCAATGAAGGTGACTGCACACAATCCGCCTGCTAGCGTTGTGGAAACTATCCCGGCAAACGGTGCCTGCGAAGTGGTAGTGTTTACTCAAGATCCGCAAGCTTCTCTGGGTTCGCTGCCACTGGATCATCTGGAATTGGTATTGCAAGTTTGGGCTGACAGAACCCGCATACTGGGAGAAATTCCCCAAATTCAGTATGTATTGCCCTTTGAGAATAAAGGTGTGGAAATGGGAGTAACTTTGCTGCATCCCCACGGGCAAATTTATGCATATCCCTTTGTGCCATCGGTTCCGGCAAAGATGTTGGAGATGCAGCAGAGGTATTATCAGGAACATCGGCGGGGATTGTTAGAAGATTTGATTCAAAAGGAGATTGTAGATAAGCAGCGAATTATTTATTTAGATGAAGATGCAGTTGCTTTCGTCCCCGCCTGCGCCCGTTACCCTTACGAAGTTTGGGTTGCCCCGATACAACCCGTCGCTACTTTTGTAGATCTTAGCGAAAAGCAGCGTCTAGCAGTTGCCAAAGCTTTAAAAACTGTTCTTCTCAAGTATGATGGTTTGTGGAATCGCCCTTTTCCTTATTTAATGGCTTGGTTCCAAGCACCTACAGATGGCAATCCCCATCCAGAAGCACACCTGCACGCAGAATTTTATCCACCTTATCGGACAAAAGATCGTTTGAAATATCTGGCGGGAACTGAATTGGCAGCAGGAATGTTTGCTAATGATGCGCTTCCAGAAGAAAAGGCGAAGGAATTGCAGGCGGTAGTCGTAAATATAGTTTCAATTCCCGATCGGGATTTAAGGTTAGATCCCGCTGCTGAAGATTGA
- a CDS encoding ADP-ribosylglycohydrolase family protein yields MDAVIMTEFIVVLEDYEGRIAPMRDRLNESFSKWSHVFFDNAPDMIEWLSNHLHDCILISLDHDLGPNRKHNGEVFDPGIGRDVVDYLASKPAQCPVIIHSSNNIAAIGMEMALSYGHWTAERVIPFPNLEWIDSDWAVAIARLLKTKNIENLNEPDILNLMGTAIADKIRGIIYGQAIGDALGLGTEGLSKSQVAEYYPNGLRRYSEIVRDRYRSAWVVGDWTDDTDQMLCILDSLVEKQQVDVLDIGLRFYKWASAANPGIGRTTYEVLFSRHFFQPDVYRNYYIAAQKFWEDSEQQAAANGGVMRTSVLGIWEYPFPEKVKQNAEQVCQITHYDPRCVGSSVAVSLAISYLLRGHLNIEDMIQEIALEVAPYSPLIQEYFDKAATESLDALSLGEANKMGYTLKTMAAGFWALTHAASYEDGVLQIIHEGGDADTNAAVAGALLGARFGYSSIPQQWLEELAYKQQLDRKVEQLIPLVQQWETTDC; encoded by the coding sequence ATGGATGCAGTTATCATGACGGAGTTCATAGTTGTTTTGGAAGATTACGAAGGGCGTATAGCACCAATGCGCGATCGCCTCAACGAGTCTTTCTCAAAATGGTCGCACGTATTCTTCGACAATGCCCCGGATATGATAGAGTGGCTCTCAAACCACTTGCACGACTGCATCCTCATCAGTCTCGATCACGATCTAGGCCCCAACAGAAAACATAATGGGGAAGTATTTGACCCTGGAATTGGTCGTGATGTAGTAGATTATTTAGCATCAAAACCTGCACAATGCCCTGTAATTATTCACTCTTCCAACAATATTGCTGCCATTGGGATGGAAATGGCTCTCAGTTACGGCCATTGGACAGCTGAAAGAGTGATTCCCTTCCCTAACTTGGAATGGATTGACAGCGATTGGGCTGTTGCGATCGCCAGATTATTGAAAACCAAAAATATAGAAAATCTGAATGAACCGGATATTTTAAATTTGATGGGTACAGCGATCGCTGACAAAATTCGTGGTATTATTTACGGTCAAGCAATTGGCGATGCTTTGGGTTTAGGGACAGAAGGTTTATCAAAATCCCAAGTTGCAGAATATTATCCAAATGGATTAAGGCGGTATAGTGAAATTGTGCGCGATCGGTATCGTTCGGCGTGGGTAGTAGGCGATTGGACAGATGATACCGATCAAATGTTGTGTATTCTAGATAGTCTTGTAGAAAAACAGCAAGTCGATGTCTTAGATATCGGACTGCGTTTTTATAAATGGGCATCCGCCGCTAATCCCGGCATTGGGAGAACAACTTACGAAGTGCTTTTTTCCCGCCATTTTTTCCAACCTGATGTTTATCGAAACTATTATATAGCAGCCCAAAAATTCTGGGAAGATTCCGAGCAACAAGCAGCTGCCAATGGTGGCGTAATGAGAACATCTGTATTAGGAATTTGGGAATATCCTTTTCCCGAAAAAGTGAAACAAAATGCAGAGCAAGTTTGCCAAATAACTCACTATGACCCCCGCTGCGTTGGCTCATCTGTTGCGGTTAGTTTAGCAATTAGTTACCTATTGCGCGGTCATCTTAATATTGAAGATATGATTCAAGAAATAGCACTAGAAGTAGCACCCTATTCTCCTTTAATTCAGGAGTATTTTGACAAAGCAGCAACAGAATCATTGGATGCACTTTCACTAGGGGAAGCAAACAAAATGGGGTATACTCTCAAAACAATGGCAGCAGGATTTTGGGCGCTGACTCACGCCGCTTCTTATGAAGATGGGGTGCTGCAAATTATCCATGAAGGCGGAGACGCAGACACCAATGCAGCCGTTGCTGGTGCGTTATTAGGAGCAAGGTTTGGATATTCTAGCATTCCGCAACAGTGGTTAGAGGAGTTGGCATATAAGCAACAACTGGATAGAAAAGTAGAGCAACTAATTCCTCTAGTTCAACAGTGGGAAACTACAGACTGCTAA
- a CDS encoding pentapeptide repeat-containing protein, producing the protein MDKTALLNNITSEKSFNRINLSSTNLNNADFSGFNFQEANFSGSILIQVNFSQAYLNGTILNYADLSYANLSLSYARETDFREANLFKAKLNEADLMQANFCSASLWKAKLYKANLWAASLCEADLSEADLTEAKLIEASLIGANLFAANLSGAKLWGARLGEANLTQANLTGADLSWANLSGANLTGADLRGATLHNTNLTGAKLDKTIMPDETMEAEKPVISCQFNHFLYNLPLFVHS; encoded by the coding sequence ATGGATAAAACAGCTTTACTGAATAATATCACATCTGAGAAATCTTTCAACCGTATTAACTTGAGTAGCACCAACTTAAATAACGCCGACTTTAGTGGCTTTAATTTTCAAGAAGCCAATTTTAGTGGAAGCATACTTATTCAAGTAAATTTTTCCCAAGCCTATCTTAATGGAACCATACTCAATTACGCCGACTTAAGTTATGCCAATTTATCTCTATCTTATGCCCGCGAAACAGACTTTCGGGAGGCAAATCTATTTAAAGCAAAGCTGAATGAAGCTGATTTGATGCAAGCTAATTTCTGTTCGGCTTCCTTGTGGAAGGCTAAACTATATAAAGCTAACCTATGGGCAGCGTCTCTATGCGAAGCAGATTTGAGCGAAGCTGACTTAACCGAAGCGAAATTGATTGAAGCATCGCTGATTGGAGCAAATCTTTTCGCCGCCAATCTGAGTGGAGCAAAACTATGGGGGGCGAGGCTAGGAGAAGCTAATTTAACTCAAGCTAACTTGACTGGTGCAGATCTAAGTTGGGCAAATTTGAGCGGTGCCAATTTAACGGGGGCTGACTTGCGCGGGGCAACCCTTCATAATACCAATCTTACTGGTGCAAAGCTGGATAAAACTATCATGCCTGATGAAACTATGGAGGCAGAAAAGCCAGTAATATCATGCCAGTTTAATCACTTCCTTTATAATTTGCCGCTTTTTGTCCATAGTTAG
- the glf gene encoding UDP-galactopyranose mutase — protein sequence MFDYLIVGAGFSGSVLAERLATQLGKKILIVDTRNHIGGNAYDHYDDAGILVHKYGPHIFHTNSREVFEYLSNFTEWRQYEHRVLASVDGQLLPIPINLDTVNKLYGLNLNSFELTKFFESVAEPKEYIRTSEDVVVSKVGRELYEKFFRNYTRKQWGMDPSELDKSVIARVPTRTNRDDRYFTDSYQAMPLHGYTRMFEKMLSHPNIKVMLNTDYREIQDVIPYREMVYTGPVDAFFDYRFGKLPYRSLEFKHETHNTPTYQPAPVVNYPNEHPYTRVTEFKYLTGQSHGKTSIVYELPRAEGDPYYPVPRPENAEIYKKYKALAEATPHVHFVGRLATYKYYNMDQVVAQALTMYSNLIARSTLEQHIENGHALTV from the coding sequence ATGTTCGATTACCTAATTGTCGGAGCGGGATTCTCTGGAAGCGTCCTTGCAGAGAGACTTGCCACTCAACTTGGCAAAAAAATTCTCATTGTTGATACTCGCAATCACATCGGCGGGAATGCCTACGACCATTATGATGATGCCGGTATTCTCGTGCATAAATACGGCCCGCACATCTTTCACACCAACTCCCGCGAAGTATTCGAGTATCTCTCGAACTTCACCGAGTGGCGACAATACGAGCATCGCGTACTTGCCAGCGTGGATGGTCAGCTACTGCCAATTCCGATTAACCTCGATACTGTCAATAAGCTTTACGGGCTCAATCTTAACTCATTCGAGTTGACCAAGTTTTTCGAGTCGGTAGCTGAACCAAAAGAATATATCCGCACCTCAGAAGATGTAGTTGTCAGCAAAGTGGGTCGGGAACTCTACGAGAAGTTTTTCCGCAACTACACTCGCAAGCAATGGGGTATGGACCCCTCTGAACTGGACAAGTCTGTGATCGCCCGCGTGCCAACCCGGACGAACCGGGACGATCGATATTTCACGGACTCGTATCAGGCAATGCCGCTACACGGCTATACCCGAATGTTCGAGAAGATGTTGTCTCATCCGAACATCAAGGTGATGCTCAACACCGATTACCGGGAGATTCAGGATGTGATTCCGTATCGGGAAATGGTGTATACAGGGCCAGTTGATGCCTTCTTCGATTACCGCTTCGGGAAGTTACCTTATCGATCGCTGGAATTTAAGCACGAAACGCACAATACACCGACGTATCAACCAGCGCCAGTGGTGAACTATCCTAACGAACATCCATACACCCGCGTTACGGAGTTCAAGTATCTGACGGGACAGTCACACGGGAAAACTAGCATTGTCTACGAGTTGCCGCGTGCTGAGGGAGACCCTTACTACCCTGTACCGCGCCCAGAAAATGCCGAAATCTACAAGAAATACAAGGCGTTGGCTGAAGCAACTCCCCATGTGCATTTCGTGGGACGGTTGGCGACGTACAAGTATTACAATATGGATCAGGTTGTGGCTCAGGCTCTCACAATGTACTCTAACCTAATCGCACGTAGCACTTTGGAGCAGCATATCGAGAACGGTCATGCTCTGACCGTTTAG
- a CDS encoding glycoside hydrolase family 2 protein: MNTFGKWLEDCYVKNPTDRNNGAVVSQPETAYPRPQLERANWICLNGLWSFTFDDRGRFTKPTDIPNWTHTIEVPFAPESAKSGIGDRGFHPNCWYEREFEVDKGEGRVLLHFGAVDYHARVWVNGQFMAEHEGGYTPFSIDITPVLNENGPQKVTVWAQDDPHDLAKPRGKQDWQLEPHSIWYPRTSGIWQTVWAEVVPSTYIDRIRWTPHFDRWEIGFEAFVAGALDDGIQIKVKLTVGCQLLVNDTYEVINGEIHRRIALSDPGIDDYRNELLWSPEKPTLIDVKVQLWHNDTLLDEVKSYTAMRTVSIQRDRFMLNGHPYYLRLVLDQGYWPDTLTTAPSDEALRQDVELVKAMGFNGVRKHQKIEDPRFLYWADVLGLMVWEEMPSAYRFTPKAVERITKEWTEVIQRDSSHPCIVVWVPFNESWGVPDLTATAAHRNYVQALYHLTKTLDPTRPVIGNDGWESTATDIIGIHDYGVHDRNKAKSLAKRYGPQVNITELFDRRRPGGRVLTLDGYPHSGQPVMLTEFGGIAYAARETPNADKIWGYAQFSNVSELQKNYTALLNGVNKVEMFSGFCYTQLTDTFQEANGLLYADRTPKFSIEAIKAATLGWTTEEEDALPEAHEAKWSEVDLLKANGNGNG, from the coding sequence ATGAACACTTTTGGTAAGTGGCTTGAAGATTGTTATGTGAAAAATCCCACCGATCGCAACAACGGCGCTGTTGTTTCCCAGCCTGAAACAGCTTATCCGCGTCCGCAGTTAGAGCGGGCCAACTGGATTTGCCTAAACGGCCTTTGGAGCTTTACTTTTGACGATCGGGGAAGATTTACAAAACCCACTGATATTCCTAACTGGACTCATACAATTGAAGTTCCCTTCGCTCCGGAATCTGCCAAGAGCGGTATAGGCGACAGGGGTTTTCACCCGAACTGCTGGTACGAACGCGAATTTGAGGTAGACAAAGGTGAAGGTCGGGTGCTACTGCACTTCGGGGCTGTAGACTATCACGCCCGCGTGTGGGTCAACGGTCAATTTATGGCGGAACATGAAGGCGGATACACCCCTTTCAGCATCGATATTACACCTGTATTGAATGAAAATGGGCCGCAGAAAGTCACAGTCTGGGCGCAGGACGACCCGCACGATTTAGCCAAGCCCCGTGGAAAGCAGGATTGGCAGCTCGAACCGCACAGTATTTGGTATCCGCGTACCAGCGGTATCTGGCAGACGGTTTGGGCTGAGGTTGTTCCCAGCACTTATATTGATCGTATACGCTGGACGCCGCATTTCGATCGCTGGGAAATTGGCTTTGAAGCTTTTGTTGCGGGCGCACTGGACGATGGTATCCAAATAAAAGTCAAACTGACAGTTGGCTGCCAACTGCTGGTGAACGATACCTACGAAGTGATCAACGGCGAGATCCACCGACGCATCGCACTTTCTGACCCTGGTATCGACGACTACCGTAACGAGTTGTTGTGGAGTCCCGAAAAACCAACTTTAATAGATGTAAAGGTGCAACTGTGGCATAATGACACTCTACTTGATGAAGTAAAGTCTTATACAGCAATGCGGACGGTGAGTATACAGCGCGATCGCTTCATGCTCAACGGGCATCCCTACTATCTGCGCCTAGTTCTAGACCAAGGCTACTGGCCCGACACGCTGACTACCGCGCCCTCAGATGAGGCACTGCGGCAGGATGTCGAGCTAGTCAAAGCAATGGGCTTCAACGGTGTCCGCAAGCACCAAAAAATTGAAGATCCTCGCTTCTTGTACTGGGCGGATGTACTCGGTCTGATGGTCTGGGAAGAAATGCCCAGCGCCTATCGATTCACTCCCAAAGCCGTAGAAAGGATCACCAAAGAATGGACTGAGGTAATCCAGCGGGATTCCAGCCACCCGTGCATCGTGGTGTGGGTGCCCTTCAACGAATCTTGGGGAGTTCCCGACCTGACGGCGACGGCGGCTCACCGTAACTATGTCCAAGCACTCTACCACTTGACCAAAACCCTAGACCCGACTCGTCCGGTGATTGGCAACGACGGCTGGGAGAGTACGGCAACTGACATCATTGGTATCCACGACTACGGAGTTCACGATCGCAACAAGGCCAAGAGCTTAGCAAAGCGCTACGGGCCTCAAGTTAACATAACGGAACTCTTCGATCGCCGCCGTCCGGGAGGTCGCGTCCTGACGCTGGATGGTTATCCTCATAGCGGACAGCCAGTAATGCTCACCGAGTTTGGTGGGATAGCCTATGCCGCAAGGGAAACCCCCAATGCTGACAAAATCTGGGGATACGCGCAATTTTCAAATGTCTCGGAGTTGCAAAAGAACTATACCGCCTTGCTAAATGGGGTCAACAAGGTGGAAATGTTCAGCGGCTTTTGCTACACGCAGCTAACGGATACCTTCCAGGAAGCTAACGGTCTATTGTATGCCGATCGCACGCCGAAGTTTTCTATTGAGGCGATTAAAGCAGCAACTCTTGGCTGGACTACCGAAGAGGAAGATGCACTACCAGAAGCCCATGAAGCAAAATGGTCAGAAGTTGACCTTTTGAAAGCTAATGGGAATGGGAATGGGTAA
- a CDS encoding STAS domain-containing protein has product MDITGMIDFKRRATQRKLAEIEKLLLLIEVWDMSQVVKVVQYPDVLDSNMATQFHQEIEDVVKAGANIVLLDLKNLTSITSSGLMVLVEAFKLIRSAGCNLFICSLNEQVRILFELTGLDLVFQVFASLDEFNSRMLLKK; this is encoded by the coding sequence ATGGATATAACAGGAATGATAGATTTTAAAAGAAGGGCTACTCAACGTAAATTAGCCGAAATCGAAAAACTATTACTACTTATTGAGGTTTGGGATATGAGTCAGGTTGTTAAAGTTGTCCAGTATCCTGATGTTTTGGACAGCAATATGGCTACTCAGTTTCATCAAGAAATCGAGGATGTTGTCAAGGCTGGTGCCAATATTGTTTTGCTGGATTTGAAGAATCTAACATCTATTACCAGTTCTGGATTAATGGTTTTAGTGGAAGCATTCAAATTGATTCGATCCGCTGGCTGTAACTTGTTCATCTGCTCTTTGAACGAGCAGGTCAGAATATTATTTGAACTTACCGGCTTGGATCTGGTCTTTCAAGTTTTTGCTAGTCTGGATGAATTTAATAGCAGAATGCTGCTAAAAAAATAG